AACAATTGCAGGGGGTCATTACTACAAGTTCCACCATCAACCCGccattaggctacttttaaaaCACGGCGTTGTCAAGTAGACTGACGGAGACGTCAAGACTGGAGCCTGTTTCTTTGTTCTTAAACAGGACTTGATGGTCCGTAAACGGTGGACCTGTAAACGATCACAAGCTCAAAAGGACACTTGTTGAAAAGCCCGCGTCAATTAGCCTGCCGCTGTCAATTGACTCCTCGCGTAATGAGGGGCGAGCCATTTCACCAGTGGTCGCTCACAACGGAATGGGACAACATAACATACGCATAATAATGTCGAGTCATCAGCCTGTCACTTGTCCTCAACAGACGCTgtctcaacacacaccaccaactgTGGAACAGGCAGATGGGAGTTGAGAATATCCTGCAAGGGAAACAGTAGTTTGATCTCGGGTGCGCGCATATAATTGCACGATTTTCCAACGTTTTTtctaaatatgtaggctatataaatgCATAACGTCAAAACTGCACgtatttattttcatgttaGTGGGCAACGCAGGTTACTTGCCATGGTGTCTTAGAATGGTAAcgtgttggcgtgtgtgtgtgtgtgtgtgtgtgtgtgtgtgcgtgtgtgtgtgtgtgtgtgtgtgtgtgtgtcgttcaatgtgtgtctgtaattgCTCTGTCAAACGCCCTCTCACTCCCGGCTGCCCTCAGCCATGTCAAAATGAAATTCTTCCCCCCCACCGCCTGACGAAGCTGTCTGGTATATCAAAGGCAAGCCTGGGAGTGGCAGGTCAGCGCACCCGGGGCTGCCGCCACTTGAGTGACTGAGGTGTAACCTCCAACTCGTAGTtaaggagagacacacacacaaacataaggcCGTCAACGTTACTTCAGACATTGTTGTTATTTTCGGTATaaggtttctttctttttttttttcatagaaCGCGGCCGCGGACAATTTGCTGCTTCACAAACACTTAATTGGCTTTAAACCACAGTTATGTTGTCGATAAGTTTTACATAGCCCAGAGAGCAAACAAAAGAATAGATGAATAGGGGGTTAATTACGCATGCTTGTGGAAATGTTGCAATAATTCAGGGATTAAAAatcattaaaataaaaatagggGAAATTCCTCAATGTGTAGCAAAGGGTAAGCGGGAAAAgatcaattaaaacaaaataaagaaatgcaTAGTGATATTACTGTTATCATCAATCCATCATTAGCCCATTGTTGTGTCTACAGAAACTGTTATTAATAGTCTTATTCGTCACTGTTGTTATTCTTATTAGCataagcctatagcctaattattcCTAAGACATCAGAATATGTAAGACCTAAGTGTGTTGAAAGACAGCTCTGTTGGATGGCTGGCCGTTATCACTGGTCCGCAGTCCCGCCGTCTGATTGTAAAGAGGTGATGTAGACGTCTATTGTCTCGCGGGGCACAGGTTCTAGACCGGCGTCTCTATTCTGCCGACATGATTTGCCGAAGACAAAGACTGGAGACAGACGGTCTAACCTTTGATTCTGCCCGGAACAAAGTGTCCGTGTCACGATTTGCGACCAATTCAATGTAACGCCATGCCGCCAAAGTCACATCTTCCCCCGAGGTGTCACTTTTAATCAGCCTCTCTAAACCAGGCGCGCTGCGACTGGGGGTCTTAACTCCAAGGCGCCGGCTGAGGAAAAGTTCAGCGCTATAGGTTTCTACAGGGGAGTGTCCATGACAATATAAAGAGTGATTTGGAGGGTCTGCGCTGCTCTGGACACACTGAAAACGGCAGAGGTTGTGTTAAactgaacattttttttatttaagtgggacaaaaaataaaaatattaacCGGTGCTATCAAGAATTCCAACACTTATTTGTGTACACTTCCAAGATTATGCTTTGAAAAAAACATCACTCCAAAACCACATAGCCTAACTAATACAGTTGTGGGCCTCATGATCCTATATTTCATTGAAACTCATGTGTCTTTTGTCTTACAATTTTCTAGAAATGAAAACATCAATGACCAATTTTTCAAAGGAGGTCTAAGTAGGACTAGGGGGGGCAATGTAAAAAGGTGAATTAAAAACAATATACATTTCAGATTACTTCCACTGATTtcaaatatatagatatattttGATAACCTTGCGCAGTGCTCTAATTTAAGTACACAAATGCTGCTTCCGTAGACTCTTCAGCCTGAGATGAACTGTTGAAGGGACGTTTATGTAAAGTAATCATCTTTCCTTGTACATGTGTATAATATGAAAGCAATAAATATTACCAGTACCAGTAAATAAACTttactttgttctttttttcttatttttaactATTTTCTCATTAAAAAACTTATACACTCTAATATACATTATGAAAAGttgtaaagtttttttttcatttgtgtttaaAATAAGgactcattttatttttttttaatatgtagatataaatatatatattttgtcaaAATATATGATCATATGGTTgagaaaacaaagagaaagaggagacaaacagacatgttGACATACACGTTATAAATAAGGGGTCCGAGTGAAGATATTTTGGTGTAAAATCAggccttgagtgtgtgtatgtgtatccgtgtgtgtgtgtgtgtgcatgagtgtgtgtgtttatgtggagaACGGGAGAGCAGGGTTCAGTACGTGTCGTTGCTCGTCCGCTAATATCTCCGCGGTCAGCGTCAGTGTCAGCGGCAGCCGCAGCCCTCGACCACCATCTCCTGGTAGTTCTTGAGCACCACCTTGTCGTGCTCGTCCAGGTAGAGCATGGAGATGGCACTGAGCTCCGTGGGCACGCAACAGGCCTTGGGGATGTTGGTGTTGACCGAGTTCACCAGCGTCTGCACGATGGCGTGGTTGGTGGAGTTCAGGTGGTCGGCCAGCGGGAAGGGGCAGTCCCCGTGGCAGTAGTACGCCTGGTAGCCAGGGGGCGCCACTATCCAGTCGTTCCAGTTCACGTCGCTGAAGTCCACGTAGAGCGCGTGCCGCCGGCAGTTCCGGTTGCGCTTGCGCCCGCGCGGCTTGGGGCTGCGCTTGGCGCGGCGCGTCAGCGGGTGGCCCTTGCCGTCGTGGCCGAAGgtgaccagcagggggcgcaGCTGGCCCCAGTCCTCGCCGGGCTTCTGGTGCAGCGAGCGGCTGACCCGCACGTGCCGCTGTGGCGCCTGGTCTCGCCGCTGTCCCGCCGCCGCTgggccaccaccgccgccgccgccgctgcccagGTGCCGCACCTCCACCGCCAGCCCGTGGTTGGGCAGGCGCTCGCGCGTCCAGCGCAGCACGGCCGGGCTCACGTCGAAGCTCTCCCAGCGCGAGGCGTTGTGCCGCACCAGCCGCGTGTCCAGCAGACGCGTGATCAGctgaccgccgccgccgcgcggCGCCTTCAGGATCTCGTAGACGTTGATGCGGTGCTGGTCCTCGTTGCCGGACCCTTCGCCGTCGTCCTCCTCGATGCGCTCGCGGTAGATGCGTAGCTCGGCGGTGGACAGAAGCTCCTCCTCGGGGATGCTGCTGAGGTTGAAGAGGAAGCGTAAGGTGGAGCCACCGGCGCTAGGGCCCTCCAACTGCAGCTGCTCCAggtgctctacacacacacacacacacacacacacacacacacagacacaaatgcataGGATTAAAttcacaggagaggagaggaacagagagagagagaaagagatgtatagaaaaagggaggaaagagaatgggggtggggggtttacccagtttattgCTGTTTGCTAATATTTCATTCATACTTTTGAGAATATCAGTCATATTGTGCTACTGTCCAACTTTGTTTCAGCAAAACATGCGCTATACTAAGAAAGCCTCAAACTAAATCGACTTCAACAGAGCAAAAAAGTCTACAGAAACaggggtagacagagagagaggaaaggagagagagagggggagagagacagaaagagagagagagaaataaggggagagagacagaaagagagagagagagagagagagagagagaaggggagagagacagaaagagagagagagcgaaagagagagagagaaatggctaCTTGTGTCTGGTCTCTGGTTTGTTTACGAGGAGGGACAGGACAGGTCAGCACAGGCTCCTGGCGCTCTAATAGAGCCTTATGCTTCTGCCTGCTCCTCAAGGTCAACTATTTCTGCGCTGTTCACCTCTTCACGATGCCGAAGCACGTACCGGTCAGACCGTTTACACCTCATCAATCATTCAGTGCTTTGAAAGGTTACAAACACGAGCGTACGGAATCAGCCCCATCTGCGGCACTCTGACGTAAATCCCCGGCCCAGTTTCCATGTGTCCACACATTCACGTTTTTTAAAACCGGCAGAAAATATGTACATAGCGACTTATCGTCTCCCCCTAAAGAGTTTATTTTACAAACAGACGCGCAGTGTATTACCTTATCGGTACATCGCGATCATCCCCAACTTCCCTCCGTGCCAATCTCAACAGACTGCTGTGTCGTGCACTACTTAGCGAGCTGCTGATTGCAGTGCCGCGCCGCAGTGTAAACAAGCTGCAGGGCAGCCgctccatgctctctctctccctctctctctctctctctttctctctctctttttctccctctctttctctccttcgctctctctctctctttctttctctctctctctctctctctctcgctcgctctgcaGATTTCTGGTAAGATGGCCATTGTTCTTGAGAAGAATGTTGTGTCTACCAttttctcctccccccccccccccccccccgatttgGAGTCCTGTTATTTCACACCCAGCCACTAATCTGGCCCAGGTGCGGCTCGTTATTGAAAGCGTCTGTGTTTTTGATTGGATCTGCGGTTCCCTAACGCGGGGCATTTATCATCTTCATCAGCCATGATCATTAGGGGCTCAGGCACAGGCGGAGACACGCCGGGGCCTCGGAGATGGCACGGAGACACGGCAACCGCCAGAGaccaagaggaggagaaggaggatgatgaagaggaggaggaataggaggaacaggaggaggaggatgaagaggaggaggaataggaGGAGAATgaagaggagtagga
The genomic region above belongs to Sardina pilchardus chromosome 20, fSarPil1.1, whole genome shotgun sequence and contains:
- the bmp4 gene encoding bone morphogenetic protein 4 codes for the protein MIPGNRMLMVILLCHVLLGERNHASLIPEEGKSRAPVVGLPAAATGASASASASRQSHELLRDFESTLLHMFGLQRRPRPSRSAVVPQYLLDLYRLQSGEAEETASAHDGAIEYPERSASRANTVRGFHHEEHLEQLQLEGPSAGGSTLRFLFNLSSIPEEELLSTAELRIYRERIEEDDGEGSGNEDQHRINVYEILKAPRGGGGQLITRLLDTRLVRHNASRWESFDVSPAVLRWTRERLPNHGLAVEVRHLGSGGGGGGGPAAAGQRRDQAPQRHVRVSRSLHQKPGEDWGQLRPLLVTFGHDGKGHPLTRRAKRSPKPRGRKRNRNCRRHALYVDFSDVNWNDWIVAPPGYQAYYCHGDCPFPLADHLNSTNHAIVQTLVNSVNTNIPKACCVPTELSAISMLYLDEHDKVVLKNYQEMVVEGCGCR